The Papio anubis isolate 15944 chromosome 1, Panubis1.0, whole genome shotgun sequence genome window below encodes:
- the LOC101025678 gene encoding olfactory receptor 10R2, producing MPQILIFTYLNIFYFFPSLQILAENVTMVTEFLLLGFSSLGEIQLALFVVFLFLYLAILSGSVTIISVIHLDKSLHTPMYFFLGILSTSETFYTFVILPKMLVNLLSVARIISFTCCALQTFFFLGFAITNCLLLGLMGCDRYAAICHPLHYPILMSWQVCGKLAAACAIGGFLASLTVVNLVFSLPFCSANKVNHYFCDISPVIRLACTNTDVNEFLIFICGVLVLVVPFLFICVSYLCILRTILKIPSAEGRRKAFSTCASHLTVVIVHYGCASFIYLRPTANYVSNKDRLVTVTYTIVTPLLNPVVYSLRNKDVKLAIRKVLGKKGSLKL from the coding sequence ATGCCCCAAATTCTTATATTCACATACCtgaatatattttacttctttccctCTTTGCAGATCTTGGCAGAAAACGTCACCATGGTCACTGAATTCCTGTTGCTGGGTTTTTCCAGCCTTGGTGAAATTCAACTGGCCctctttgtagtttttctttttctgtatttagcCATTCTTAGTGGCAGTGTCACCATTATCAGCGTCATCCACCTGGATAAAAGCCTCCACACACCAATGTACTTCTTCCTTGGCATTCTGTCAACATCTGAGACCTTCTACACCTTTGTCATTCTACCCAAGATGCTCGTCAATCTACTTTCTGTGGCCAGGATAATCTCCTTCACCTGTTGTGCTCTTCAAACGTTCTTCTTCCTTGGTTTTGCCATTACCAACTGCCTGCTATTGGGTCTAATGGGTTGTGATCGCTATGCTGCCATTTGTCACCCTCTGCACTACCCCATTCTTATGAGCTGGCAGGTGTGTGGAAAGCTCGCAGCTGCCTGTGCAATTGGAGGCTTCTTGGCCTCTCTTACAGTAGTAAATTTAGTTTTCAGCCTCCCTTTTTGTAGTGCCAACAAGGTCAATCATTACTTCTGTGACATCTCACCAGTTATTCGTCTGGCTTGTACCAACACAGATGTTAATGAATTTTTGATATTCATTTGTGGGGTTCTTGTACTTGTGGTTCCCTTTCTGTTCATCTGTGTTTCTTATCTCTGTATTCTGAGGACTATCCTGAAGATTCCCTCAGCTGAGGGCAGACGGAAAGCGTTTTCCACCTGTGCCTCTCACCTCACTGTTGTTATTGTTCATTATGGCTGTGCTTCCTTCATCTACCTGAGGCCTACAGCAAACTATGTGTCCAACAAAGACAGGCTGGTAACGGTGACGTACACTATTGTCACGCCATTACTAAACCCCGTGGTTTATAGCCTCAGAAACAAGGATGTCAAACTTGCTATCAGAAAAGTGTTGGGCAAGAAAGGTTCTCTAAAATTATAG
- the LOC101025338 gene encoding olfactory receptor 10R2-like — protein MANSSSITEFLLLGFSSLEELQLVLFAVFLCLYLIILSGNIIIISVIHLDHSLHTPMYFFLGILSISEIFYTIVILPKMLINLFSVLRTLSFVSCATQMFFFLGFAVTNCLLLGVMGYDRYAAICQPLQYAVLMSWRVCGQLVATCIISGFLISLVGTTLVFSLPFCGSNKVNHYFCDILPVIRLACADSYINELVIFIFGVLVLIVPLIFICISYGFIVHTILKIPSAEGKQKAFSTCASHLIVVIVHYGCASFVYLRPSAKYTSGKDRLVTVTYTIITPLLKPMVYSLRNKDVQLAIWKLIGKSGFSLNTL, from the coding sequence ATGGCCAATTCCTCCTCGATCACTGAGTTCTTACTGCTGGGCTTCTCCAGCCTTGAGGAATTGCAGCTTGTCCTCTTTGCAGTCTTTCTCTGCCTCTATTTGATTATCTTGAGTGgaaacatcatcatcatctcgGTCATTCATTTGGATCACAGCCTCCACACACCCATGTACTTCTTTCTAGGTATTCTTTCTATCTCGGAAATCTTCTACACAATTGTTATTCTGCCCAAGATGCTTATCAACTTATTCTCTGTACTCAGGACACTCTCCTTTGTGAGTTGTGCCACCCAGATGTTCTTCTTCCTTGGTTTTGCTGTCACTAACTGTCTGCTTCTGGGAGTGATGGGTTATGATCGTTATGCTGCCATCTGCCAGCCTTTGCaatatgctgttctcatgagctGGAGAGTATGTGGACAACTGGTAGCAACTTGTATTATTAGTGGTTTCCTAATATCTCTGGTGGGAACAACTTTGGTCTTTAGCCTCCCTTTCTGTGGCTCCAACAAGGTCAACCACTACTTTTGTGATATTTTACCAGTTATCCGTCTTGCCTGTGCTGACAGCTACATCAATGAACTGGTCATCTTCATCTTCGGGGTCTTGGTGCTTATTGTGCCCTTGATATTTATCTGCATTTCTTATGGCTTCATTGTCCACACCATTCTGAAGATCCCATCAGCTGAAGGCAAACAAAAAGCCTTCTCCACCTGTGCGTCCCATCTCATTGTAGTCATTGTCCATTATGGTTGTGCTTCCTTTGTCTACTTGCGACCCTCAGCCAAATATACTTCGGGCAAAGATAGGCTGGTGACAGTAACCTATACCATCATTACCCCACTGTTGAAACCCATGGTATACAGCCTCAGGAACAAAGATGTGCAGCTGGCTATTTGGAAACTGATTGGAAAGTCTGGATTTTCTCTTAACACACTATAA